In Gadus morhua chromosome 2, gadMor3.0, whole genome shotgun sequence, a single window of DNA contains:
- the cog1 gene encoding conserved oligomeric Golgi complex subunit 1 isoform X2, translated as MGFSGVNEPATKMTVSTAESLRVSEIKDPWVLFERYNTEEIRRIERKVRGEIEQKKEELRQMVGERYRDLIDAADTIGEMRQCSQSVVLSIQDMNHYCQKLKQGKPNRETIAKQETQLKCQGKFYNMAAQIRLLLEIPECIWSAMESLQYLKATQLYLLCCHLHGMLKLETATGPHCSPILARFPILVRQVATTGHFRSAILLHSRSLLRGRAVSDQAIAEALVSTMLLEDSSPRQALADFLLARKSSIYQLLNQPQQGAGIKAQVCSLVELLVTTLFQAYAVFYMPPEGGHRPGEGALTCGILFSTLEHVTSTVPAGKDKRILQEEMSTGSVFRYLPSSVSEFQPVLRTLARPIQREQLRDTLQQWITTCKEDICSGISSLLVYVTSLKALAAIRDAIWDLLSTDSISLHWGSVCQCLLERPLDVWEDFLQHLFLQRLQAITKDEMDTISDSSTQLLTSALRDLESPAPQAAAPPKGHGGRFESDVASFLWSEAPGDLLSDSAWVSVAQRDPQHHSGLAMKTLALTPCVQSFCTALDAKLRTRLDDLQHYLPVQEPGSSYPSPALQGTRPAKGLAASAFDRFKDAADVEQSLRDSCLACVQQILSHIRSELSSGEPRPDLGTVLFVARLCQSMGDLCTNLRRCVLGREGSSEAARETPRPGRKLGKAKAPAQVGPAQARWVGLRRDLGACSMDAYRIWSSALSQALVDHFATALNADTPGAILKTATSWEELEIQEEAESGSSVTSKIRLPVQPSWFVQALLFQLCLEVNRVGGHALPRPTLHELLKSCLDRVLHHYHSITQQTQDKDHGFPMTQTRALQLLFDLRYLCSTLSPRPEGGQGGGSSQDPRIQQVCDWLEGFIDPFDLDVFTAPLSAHLNRLSQRTSVLLGFLTDTEKQFVQRNSAASSQEQYNILPLASSQIRFGLLPLSMSNTRHTKAGRQAVDPVSRYFE; from the exons ATGGGATTCAGTGGCGTCAATGAGCCTGCTACCAAGATGACTGTCAGTACGGCGGAGTCCCTCCGTGTCTCGGAGATTAAAGACCCTTGGGTCTTGTTTGAGCGCTACAACACTGAAGAAATTCGCCGAATAGAGCGCAAGGTCCGCGGCGAAATTGAACAGAAGAAGGAAGAGCTCAGGCAGATGGTAGGCGAGCGCTACCGGGATCTGATCGACGCGGCGGACACTATCGGAGAGATGAGACAGTGCTCGCAGAGCGTCGTCCTGTCTATCCAGGATATGAACCACTACTGTCAAAAGTTGAAACAAGGGAAGCCCAATAGAGAAACAATCGCTAAACAGGAG ACCCAGTTGAAATGTCAGGGAAAGTTCTACAACATGGCAGCACAGATCAGGCTCCTCCTGGAGATCCCCGAGTGTATCTGGAGTGCCATGGAGTCGTTGCAGTACCTCAAGGCCACCCAGCTCTACTTGCTCTGCTGCCACCTACACGGGATGCTGAAGCTGGAGACCGCCACAGGCCCTCACTGCAGCCCCATCCTAGCCCGCTTCCCCATACTCGTTCGTCAAGTGGCAACAACAGGACACTTCAG GTCGGCCATCCTGCTCCACAGTAGGTCTCTGCTCCGGGGCCGGGCCGTGTCGGACCAGGCCATCGCCGAGGCCTTGGTGTCCACCATGCTGCTGGAGGACAGCTCACCTCGCCAGGCGCTCGCAGACTTCCTGCTGGCCAGGAAGTCCAGCATCTACCAGCTACTGAACCAGCCACAGCAAG GGGCTGGGATCAAAGCCCAGGTGTGCAGCTTGGTGGAGCTGCTGGTTACCACTCTCTTCCAGGCCTACGCCGTCTTCTACATGCCCCCCGAAGGTGGCCACAGGCCTGGGGAGGGTGCACTGACCTGCGGCATACTCTTCTCCACCCTGGAGCACGTCACGTCCACGGTCCCCGCAG GTAAAGATAAAAGGATATTGCAGGAGGAGATGAGCACAGGAAGCGTGTTCAGGTACCTCCCGTCGTCGGTCTCTGAGTTCCAGCCGGTGCTGCGGACGCTGGCGCGCCCCATCCAGAGGGAGCAGCTCCGCGACACGCTGCAGCAGTGGATCACCAC GTGTAAGGAGGACATCTGCAGCGGCATCAGTAGCCTGCTGGTGTATGTGACCAGCCTGAAGGCCCTGGCGGCCATCAGGGACGCTATCTGGGACCTCCTCTCCACTGACTCCATCAGCCTGCACTGGggcagtgtgtgtcagtgcctgCTGGAGCGCCCCCTGGATGTTTGGGAGGACTTCCTGCAGCATCTCTTCCTCCAGCGCCTGCAG GCCATCACTAAAGACGAAATGGACACCATCTCCGACAGCTCCACCCAGCTCCTCACCTCGGCCCTCCGGGATCTAgagagccccgccccccaggccgcagcgccccctaaaggccACGGCGGGCGCTTTGAGTCGGACGTCGCCTCCTTCCTGTGGTCCGAGGCCCCGGGGGACCTGCTGAGCGACAGCGCCTGGGTGAGCGTGGCCCAGCGCGACCCGCAGCACCACAGCGGGCTGGCCATGAAGACGCTGGCGCTCACGCCCTGCGTGCAGAGCTTCTGCACCGCTCTGGACGCCAAGCTCCGGACCCGGCTGGACGACCTGCAGCACTACCTCCCCGTACAGGAACCAG GGTCCTCCTACCCCAGCCCGGCTCTCCAAGGCACCAGGCCGGCCAAGGGCCTCGCCGCATCAGCCTTCGATCGCTTCAAAGACGCCGCCGACGTGGAGCAGAGCTTACGGGACTCCTGCTTGGCCTGCGTCCAACAGATCCTGTCTCACATCCGGTCAGAGCTGTCCTCCGGCGAGCCCCGCCCCGACCTCGGCACGGTCCTCTTTGTGGCCCGCCTGTGCCAGTCCATGGGGGACCTGTGCACGAACCTCAGGCGCTGCGTcttggggagggagggcagcTCAGAGGCCGCCAGGGAGACCCCCAGACCGGGGAGGAAGCTGGGCAAGGCCAAGGCTCCGGCCCAGGTGGGGCCCGCCCAGGCCAGGTGGGTCGGCCTGAGGCGGGACCTCGGGGCCTGCAGCATGGACGCCTACCGCATCTGGAGCAGCGCCCTGTCCCAG GCACTGGTGGATCATTTTGCAACGGCGCTCAATGCCGACACTCCCGGTGCCATCCTGAAAACGGCCACGAGCTGGGAGGAGCTAGAGAtccaggaggaggcggagtcgGGCAGCAGTGTCACGTCCAAAATAAGACTTCCTGTGCAG ccctcctGGTTCGTCCAGGCGCTGCTGTTCCAGCTGTGCCTGGAGGTGAACAGAGTCGGCGGCCACGCCTTGCCGAGACCCACCTTGCATGAGCTGCTAAAGTCCTGCCTGGACCGGGTCCTCCATCACTACCACAGCATCACGCAGCAGACCCAGGACAAG GACCACGGCTTCCCCATGACCCAGACCAGAGCGCTGCAGCTGCTGTTTGACCTGCGGTACCTCTGCAGCACGCTGAGCCCCCGGCCGGAGGGGGGCCAGGGCGGGGGCTCGTCTCAGGACCCCAG GATCCAACAGGTCTGCGATTGGTTGGAGGGCTTCATAGATCCCTTTGATCTTGACGTGTTCACGGCACCACTCAGCGCCCACCTCAACCGCCTGTCCCAGAGGACCTCG GTGCTTTTGGGGTTCttaacagacacagagaaacaatTTGTGCAGCGAAACAGTGCTGCGAGCTCCCAGGAGCAATACAACATCCTGCCTCTGGCAAGCAGCCAGATCAG GTTTGGTCTGCTGCCTCTGAGCATGTCCAACACGAGGCACACCAAGGCGGGCCGACAGGCCGTCGATCCAGTGTCACGG TATTTTGAATAG
- the hao1 gene encoding 2-Hydroxyacid oxidase 1 isoform X1 produces the protein MSEHRVCVSDYEVDAQKILPKAVYDYYRSGADQQQTLEDNTAAFNRWRLRPRVLRDVSEVDTSCSVLGQPLSAPLCAAATAMQRMAHPDGETATARACKQAQTGMMLSSWATSTIEEVSVASDGGVLWMQLYIYKDRELTLSLVRRAEEAGYKAIFVTVDTPYLGRRWDDVRNRFKLPSHLSMSNFSTESLAFSEGSYGNDSGLAVYVAKAIDPTLSWDDIAWLKEHTRLPVVVKGILTGEDAKQALSHGVDGILVSNHGGRQLDGVSATLDALEEVVQAVRGRCEVYLDGGVRRGTDVLKALALGARAVFVGRPVLWGLACEGEKGVIDVLTLLKDELRLAMALAGCRSTAEISRSTVKRQEFTSRI, from the exons ATGTCCGAGCATCGCGTTTGTGTGAGCGACTACGAGGTGGACGCCCAGAAGATCCTCCCTAAGGCAGTCTACGACTACTACCGCTCCGGGGCGGACCAGCAGCAGACACTAGAGGACAACACAGCTGCCTTCAACAG GTGGCGTCTGCGGCCGCGGGTGCTGCGGGACGTCTCCGAGGTGGACACGTCCTGCTCCGTCCTCGGCCAGCCGCTCAGCGCGCCTCTGTGTGCGGCCGCCACGGCCATGCAGCGGATGGCCCACCCAGACGGAGAGACCGCCACAGCCAGAG CATGTAAACAAGCTCAAACGGGGATGATGCTGAGCTCCTGGGCCACGTCCACCATAGAGGAAGTGAGCGTGGCGAGCGATGGAGGCGTGCTGTGGATGCAGCTTTACATCTACAAGGACCGAGAGCTGACGCTGTCCCTGGTTCGCCGCGCAGAGGAGGCGGGCTACAAGGCCATTTTCGTTACCGTGGACACGCCCTACCTTGGAAGGAGGTGGGATGATGTGCGCAACCGCTTCAAGCTTCCCTCGCACCTCAG tATGTCTAATTTCTCCACAGAATCCTTGGCCTTCTCGGAGGGTAGCTATGGCAACGACAGTGGACTGGCTGTCTATGTAGCCAAGGCAATAGACCCAACCCTTTCTTGGGATGACATCGCCTGGCTTAAAGAACACACGAGACTACCAGTGGTGGTCAAAGGAATATTAACAG gtgaagACGCCAAGCAGGCTTTGTCCCATGGAGTCGACGGCATACTGGTGTCCAACCACGGCGGCAGACAGCTGGACGGAGTTTCCGCAACG TTGGACgcgttggaggaggtggtgcaggcCGTGCGGGGCCGCTGTGAGGTGTACCTGGACGGAGGCGTGAGGAGGGGCACGGACGTCCTGAAGGCGCTGGCTTTAGGGGCCAGGGCGGTGTTCGTGGGAAGGCCGGTCCTCTGGGGGCTGGCGTGTGAG ggagagaagggagtgaTCGACGTTCTCACACTTCTGAAAGACGAACTTCGTCTGGCAATGGCGCTGGCAG gctGCCGTTCCACAGCAGAGATAAGCAGGTCCACTGTCAAGAGACAGGAATTCACATCCAGAATCTGA
- the cog1 gene encoding conserved oligomeric Golgi complex subunit 1 isoform X1, which translates to MGFSGVNEPATKMTVSTAESLRVSEIKDPWVLFERYNTEEIRRIERKVRGEIEQKKEELRQMVGERYRDLIDAADTIGEMRQCSQSVVLSIQDMNHYCQKLKQGKPNRETIAKQETQLKCQGKFYNMAAQIRLLLEIPECIWSAMESLQYLKATQLYLLCCHLHGMLKLETATGPHCSPILARFPILVRQVATTGHFRSAILLHSRSLLRGRAVSDQAIAEALVSTMLLEDSSPRQALADFLLARKSSIYQLLNQPQQGAGIKAQVCSLVELLVTTLFQAYAVFYMPPEGGHRPGEGALTCGILFSTLEHVTSTVPAGKDKRILQEEMSTGSVFRYLPSSVSEFQPVLRTLARPIQREQLRDTLQQWITTCKEDICSGISSLLVYVTSLKALAAIRDAIWDLLSTDSISLHWGSVCQCLLERPLDVWEDFLQHLFLQRLQAITKDEMDTISDSSTQLLTSALRDLESPAPQAAAPPKGHGGRFESDVASFLWSEAPGDLLSDSAWVSVAQRDPQHHSGLAMKTLALTPCVQSFCTALDAKLRTRLDDLQHYLPVQEPGSSYPSPALQGTRPAKGLAASAFDRFKDAADVEQSLRDSCLACVQQILSHIRSELSSGEPRPDLGTVLFVARLCQSMGDLCTNLRRCVLGREGSSEAARETPRPGRKLGKAKAPAQVGPAQARWVGLRRDLGACSMDAYRIWSSALSQALVDHFATALNADTPGAILKTATSWEELEIQEEAESGSSVTSKIRLPVQPSWFVQALLFQLCLEVNRVGGHALPRPTLHELLKSCLDRVLHHYHSITQQTQDKDHGFPMTQTRALQLLFDLRYLCSTLSPRPEGGQGGGSSQDPRIQQVCDWLEGFIDPFDLDVFTAPLSAHLNRLSQRTSVLLGFLTDTEKQFVQRNSAASSQEQYNILPLASSQIRFGLLPLSMSNTRHTKAGRQAVDPVSRATPTNSAIDHSFRPGNLFRQLAHHEEEPAAPSLFKLSWLSGMAK; encoded by the exons ATGGGATTCAGTGGCGTCAATGAGCCTGCTACCAAGATGACTGTCAGTACGGCGGAGTCCCTCCGTGTCTCGGAGATTAAAGACCCTTGGGTCTTGTTTGAGCGCTACAACACTGAAGAAATTCGCCGAATAGAGCGCAAGGTCCGCGGCGAAATTGAACAGAAGAAGGAAGAGCTCAGGCAGATGGTAGGCGAGCGCTACCGGGATCTGATCGACGCGGCGGACACTATCGGAGAGATGAGACAGTGCTCGCAGAGCGTCGTCCTGTCTATCCAGGATATGAACCACTACTGTCAAAAGTTGAAACAAGGGAAGCCCAATAGAGAAACAATCGCTAAACAGGAG ACCCAGTTGAAATGTCAGGGAAAGTTCTACAACATGGCAGCACAGATCAGGCTCCTCCTGGAGATCCCCGAGTGTATCTGGAGTGCCATGGAGTCGTTGCAGTACCTCAAGGCCACCCAGCTCTACTTGCTCTGCTGCCACCTACACGGGATGCTGAAGCTGGAGACCGCCACAGGCCCTCACTGCAGCCCCATCCTAGCCCGCTTCCCCATACTCGTTCGTCAAGTGGCAACAACAGGACACTTCAG GTCGGCCATCCTGCTCCACAGTAGGTCTCTGCTCCGGGGCCGGGCCGTGTCGGACCAGGCCATCGCCGAGGCCTTGGTGTCCACCATGCTGCTGGAGGACAGCTCACCTCGCCAGGCGCTCGCAGACTTCCTGCTGGCCAGGAAGTCCAGCATCTACCAGCTACTGAACCAGCCACAGCAAG GGGCTGGGATCAAAGCCCAGGTGTGCAGCTTGGTGGAGCTGCTGGTTACCACTCTCTTCCAGGCCTACGCCGTCTTCTACATGCCCCCCGAAGGTGGCCACAGGCCTGGGGAGGGTGCACTGACCTGCGGCATACTCTTCTCCACCCTGGAGCACGTCACGTCCACGGTCCCCGCAG GTAAAGATAAAAGGATATTGCAGGAGGAGATGAGCACAGGAAGCGTGTTCAGGTACCTCCCGTCGTCGGTCTCTGAGTTCCAGCCGGTGCTGCGGACGCTGGCGCGCCCCATCCAGAGGGAGCAGCTCCGCGACACGCTGCAGCAGTGGATCACCAC GTGTAAGGAGGACATCTGCAGCGGCATCAGTAGCCTGCTGGTGTATGTGACCAGCCTGAAGGCCCTGGCGGCCATCAGGGACGCTATCTGGGACCTCCTCTCCACTGACTCCATCAGCCTGCACTGGggcagtgtgtgtcagtgcctgCTGGAGCGCCCCCTGGATGTTTGGGAGGACTTCCTGCAGCATCTCTTCCTCCAGCGCCTGCAG GCCATCACTAAAGACGAAATGGACACCATCTCCGACAGCTCCACCCAGCTCCTCACCTCGGCCCTCCGGGATCTAgagagccccgccccccaggccgcagcgccccctaaaggccACGGCGGGCGCTTTGAGTCGGACGTCGCCTCCTTCCTGTGGTCCGAGGCCCCGGGGGACCTGCTGAGCGACAGCGCCTGGGTGAGCGTGGCCCAGCGCGACCCGCAGCACCACAGCGGGCTGGCCATGAAGACGCTGGCGCTCACGCCCTGCGTGCAGAGCTTCTGCACCGCTCTGGACGCCAAGCTCCGGACCCGGCTGGACGACCTGCAGCACTACCTCCCCGTACAGGAACCAG GGTCCTCCTACCCCAGCCCGGCTCTCCAAGGCACCAGGCCGGCCAAGGGCCTCGCCGCATCAGCCTTCGATCGCTTCAAAGACGCCGCCGACGTGGAGCAGAGCTTACGGGACTCCTGCTTGGCCTGCGTCCAACAGATCCTGTCTCACATCCGGTCAGAGCTGTCCTCCGGCGAGCCCCGCCCCGACCTCGGCACGGTCCTCTTTGTGGCCCGCCTGTGCCAGTCCATGGGGGACCTGTGCACGAACCTCAGGCGCTGCGTcttggggagggagggcagcTCAGAGGCCGCCAGGGAGACCCCCAGACCGGGGAGGAAGCTGGGCAAGGCCAAGGCTCCGGCCCAGGTGGGGCCCGCCCAGGCCAGGTGGGTCGGCCTGAGGCGGGACCTCGGGGCCTGCAGCATGGACGCCTACCGCATCTGGAGCAGCGCCCTGTCCCAG GCACTGGTGGATCATTTTGCAACGGCGCTCAATGCCGACACTCCCGGTGCCATCCTGAAAACGGCCACGAGCTGGGAGGAGCTAGAGAtccaggaggaggcggagtcgGGCAGCAGTGTCACGTCCAAAATAAGACTTCCTGTGCAG ccctcctGGTTCGTCCAGGCGCTGCTGTTCCAGCTGTGCCTGGAGGTGAACAGAGTCGGCGGCCACGCCTTGCCGAGACCCACCTTGCATGAGCTGCTAAAGTCCTGCCTGGACCGGGTCCTCCATCACTACCACAGCATCACGCAGCAGACCCAGGACAAG GACCACGGCTTCCCCATGACCCAGACCAGAGCGCTGCAGCTGCTGTTTGACCTGCGGTACCTCTGCAGCACGCTGAGCCCCCGGCCGGAGGGGGGCCAGGGCGGGGGCTCGTCTCAGGACCCCAG GATCCAACAGGTCTGCGATTGGTTGGAGGGCTTCATAGATCCCTTTGATCTTGACGTGTTCACGGCACCACTCAGCGCCCACCTCAACCGCCTGTCCCAGAGGACCTCG GTGCTTTTGGGGTTCttaacagacacagagaaacaatTTGTGCAGCGAAACAGTGCTGCGAGCTCCCAGGAGCAATACAACATCCTGCCTCTGGCAAGCAGCCAGATCAG GTTTGGTCTGCTGCCTCTGAGCATGTCCAACACGAGGCACACCAAGGCGGGCCGACAGGCCGTCGATCCAGTGTCACGG GCGACGCCCACCAACTCAGCCATAGATCACAGCTTCCGCCCGGGCAACCTCTTCAGACAGCTGGCCCACCACGAGGAGGAGCCCGCCGCCCCTTCCTTATTCAAGCTCAGCTGGCTCTCTGGCATGGCCAAATAG
- the LOC115530196 gene encoding guanine nucleotide-binding protein subunit alpha-13 produces the protein MADFLPSRSLLSLCFPNCLLTSSEAEQVRKSKEIDKCLNRDKTYVKRLVKILLLGAGESGKSTFLKQMRIIHGQDFDQRAKEEFRGTIFSNVIKGVRVLVDAREKLHIPWSDHANQRHGSTMMAFDTRSAMTSGHGTVETKVFQHYLPSIRALWADAAIQQAYDRRREFQLGESVKYFLDNLEKLGKSDYLPSQQDILLARKPTKGIHEYDFEIKNVPFKMVDVGGQRSERRRWFECFDSVTSILFLVSSSEYDQVLMEDRQTNRLSESLNIFETIVNNRVFSNVSIILFLNKFDLLERKVAARVSIRDYFPEFSGDPGSLADVQRFLVDCFRGKRREQPPAQQAQKPLYHHFTTAINTENIRLVFRDVKDTILHDNLKQLMLQ, from the exons ATGGCGGATTTCCTGCCGTCCCGGTCCCTTTTATCGCTATGTTTTCCTAACTGTCTCCTCACGAGTAGCGAAGCGGAACAAGTACGAAAATCGAAGGAAATAGACAAGTGTCTCAACCGAGACAAAACGTATGTGAAGCGCCTGGTGAAGATTCTGCTGCTCGGAGCGGGCGAGAGTGGCAAGTCCACTTTCCTCAAGCAGATGCGCATCATCCACGGACAAGACTTCGATCAGAGGGCCAAGGAGGAGTTCAGAGGAACCATTTTTAGCAACGTGATAAAAG gtgtCCGTGTGTTGGTGGACGCCCGGGAGAAGCTCCACATCCCTTGGAGCGACCATGCCAACCAGCGGCACGGGAGCACCATGATGGCCTTCGACACGCGCTCGGCCATGACCAGCGGGCACGGCACGGTGGAGACCAAGGTGTTCCAGCACTACCTCCCCTCCATCAGAGCCCTCTGGGCCGACGCCGCCATCCAGCAGGCCTACGACCGGCGCAGAGAGTTCCAGCTG GGGGAGTCGGTCAAGTATTTCCTGGACAATTTGGAAAAGCTTGGCAAGTCG GACTACCTTCCCAGCCAGCAAGACATCCTCTTGGCCAGGAAACCCACGAAAGGCATCCACGAGTATGACTTTGAGATCAAGAACGTGCCCTTCAAGATGGTGGACGTGGGCGGCCAGCGCTCTGAGCGCCGGCGCTGGTTTGAGTGCTTTGACTCGGTGACCTCCATCCTGTTCCTGGTGTCGTCCTCTGAGTACGACCAG gtGCTGATGGAGGACCGGCAGACCAACCGCCTGAGCGAGTCGCTCAACATCTTCGAGACGATCGTGAACAACCGCGTGTTCAGCAACGTctccatcatcctcttcctcaacaaGTTCGACCTGCTGGAGCGCAAGGTGGCGGCGCGCGTGTCGATCCGGGACTACTTCCCCGAGTTCTCGGGCGACCCGGGCAGCCTGGCCGACGTGCAGCGCTTCCTGGTCGACTGCTTCCGGGGCAAGCGGCGCGAGCAGCCGCCGGCGCAGCAGGCCCAGAAGCCCCTGTACCACCACTTCACCACGGCCATCAACACGGAGAACATCCGCCTGGTGTTCCGCGACGTCAAGGACACCATCCTCCACGACAACCTCAAGCAGCTGATGCTGCAGTGA
- the hao1 gene encoding 2-Hydroxyacid oxidase 1 isoform X2 has protein sequence MSEHRVCVSDYEVDAQKILPKAVYDYYRSGADQQQTLEDNTAAFNRWRLRPRVLRDVSEVDTSCSVLGQPLSAPLCAAATAMQRMAHPDGETATARACKQAQTGMMLSSWATSTIEEVSVASDGGVLWMQLYIYKDRELTLSLVRRAEEAGYKAIFVTVDTPYLGRRWDDVRNRFKLPSHLSMSNFSTESLAFSEGSYGNDSGLAVYVAKAIDPTLSWDDIAWLKEHTRLPVVVKGILTGEDAKQALSHGVDGILVSNHGGRQLDGVSATGEKGVIDVLTLLKDELRLAMALAGCRSTAEISRSTVKRQEFTSRI, from the exons ATGTCCGAGCATCGCGTTTGTGTGAGCGACTACGAGGTGGACGCCCAGAAGATCCTCCCTAAGGCAGTCTACGACTACTACCGCTCCGGGGCGGACCAGCAGCAGACACTAGAGGACAACACAGCTGCCTTCAACAG GTGGCGTCTGCGGCCGCGGGTGCTGCGGGACGTCTCCGAGGTGGACACGTCCTGCTCCGTCCTCGGCCAGCCGCTCAGCGCGCCTCTGTGTGCGGCCGCCACGGCCATGCAGCGGATGGCCCACCCAGACGGAGAGACCGCCACAGCCAGAG CATGTAAACAAGCTCAAACGGGGATGATGCTGAGCTCCTGGGCCACGTCCACCATAGAGGAAGTGAGCGTGGCGAGCGATGGAGGCGTGCTGTGGATGCAGCTTTACATCTACAAGGACCGAGAGCTGACGCTGTCCCTGGTTCGCCGCGCAGAGGAGGCGGGCTACAAGGCCATTTTCGTTACCGTGGACACGCCCTACCTTGGAAGGAGGTGGGATGATGTGCGCAACCGCTTCAAGCTTCCCTCGCACCTCAG tATGTCTAATTTCTCCACAGAATCCTTGGCCTTCTCGGAGGGTAGCTATGGCAACGACAGTGGACTGGCTGTCTATGTAGCCAAGGCAATAGACCCAACCCTTTCTTGGGATGACATCGCCTGGCTTAAAGAACACACGAGACTACCAGTGGTGGTCAAAGGAATATTAACAG gtgaagACGCCAAGCAGGCTTTGTCCCATGGAGTCGACGGCATACTGGTGTCCAACCACGGCGGCAGACAGCTGGACGGAGTTTCCGCAACG ggagagaagggagtgaTCGACGTTCTCACACTTCTGAAAGACGAACTTCGTCTGGCAATGGCGCTGGCAG gctGCCGTTCCACAGCAGAGATAAGCAGGTCCACTGTCAAGAGACAGGAATTCACATCCAGAATCTGA